One Actinosynnema pretiosum DNA segment encodes these proteins:
- the rpsK gene encoding 30S ribosomal protein S11 translates to MPPKTRQGAGVKKVRRKEKKNVSHGQAHIKSTFNNTIVSITDPLGNVISWASAGHVGFKGSRKSTPFAAQMAAENAARKAAEHGMRKVDVFVKGPGSGRETAIRSLQAAGLEVGTIQDVTPQPHNGCRPPKRRRV, encoded by the coding sequence ATGCCACCCAAGACCCGTCAGGGCGCCGGGGTCAAGAAGGTCCGGCGCAAGGAAAAGAAGAACGTCTCGCACGGCCAGGCCCACATCAAGAGCACGTTCAACAACACCATCGTGTCCATCACGGACCCGCTGGGCAACGTGATCAGCTGGGCTTCCGCGGGCCACGTCGGCTTCAAGGGCTCGCGCAAGTCGACGCCCTTCGCCGCGCAGATGGCCGCGGAGAACGCCGCGCGCAAGGCCGCCGAGCACGGCATGCGCAAGGTGGACGTGTTCGTGAAGGGTCCCGGCTCCGGCCGCGAGACCGCGATCCGTTCGCTGCAGGCCGCCGGCCTCGAGGTCGGCACCATCCAGGACGTGACCCCGCAGCCCCACAACGGCTGCCGCCCGCCCAAGCGGCGCCGGGTCTGA
- a CDS encoding WXG100 family type VII secretion target, giving the protein MAREDGHQIAARIEPELDYLSGISRRLGARDLVEEYFQPVVGQWADLHAEAERWRRAGLVAEHVTRDLTKPLGKLDSAWQGADAESFVRHMQQVGLAGHDLSDAMNVMGDALDATADGVRGAVEEMASLFADAAEAVSAAAALPVDGDRRALQHLEELRDPARELHESVRDMLEGFLRLCDSVSGEGADGFAEVRMDHRFPEQDWTSSTLAGKKTAPDAAETGKAAEKAAEEPAEPVAEAGTGKASSGGGGAVGAGSGGGGSVSGLGGGGGSLPLGPAPGSGGSHGQLQPGGYSAVAEQGGGPATRTAAAAGGGGAGAAGGAGGMGMMGGGMVGGAPGGQQGGEKEHKSKFRLTGTIEEVYGKPKRSAPPVLGED; this is encoded by the coding sequence ATGGCGCGCGAGGACGGCCACCAGATCGCCGCGAGGATCGAGCCGGAGCTGGACTACCTGTCCGGCATCAGCCGCAGGCTCGGCGCGCGCGACCTGGTCGAGGAGTACTTCCAGCCCGTCGTGGGCCAGTGGGCCGACCTGCACGCGGAGGCGGAGCGCTGGCGCCGTGCCGGGCTCGTCGCCGAGCACGTCACCCGCGACCTGACCAAGCCGCTGGGCAAGCTCGACTCGGCCTGGCAGGGCGCGGACGCCGAGTCGTTCGTCCGGCACATGCAGCAGGTCGGGCTGGCCGGGCACGACCTGTCCGACGCCATGAACGTCATGGGCGACGCGCTCGACGCGACCGCCGACGGGGTGCGCGGGGCCGTGGAGGAGATGGCCTCGCTGTTCGCCGACGCGGCGGAGGCGGTGTCGGCCGCCGCCGCGCTCCCGGTGGACGGGGACCGCAGGGCGCTCCAGCACCTGGAGGAGCTGCGCGACCCGGCCCGCGAGCTGCACGAGTCGGTGCGGGACATGCTGGAGGGGTTCCTGCGGCTGTGCGACTCGGTGTCCGGCGAGGGCGCGGACGGGTTCGCGGAGGTGCGGATGGACCACCGGTTCCCCGAGCAGGACTGGACGTCGTCGACGCTCGCGGGGAAGAAGACCGCCCCGGACGCCGCAGAGACCGGGAAGGCGGCCGAAAAGGCCGCTGAGGAGCCCGCTGAGCCCGTCGCGGAGGCCGGGACGGGGAAAGCCTCGTCCGGCGGTGGTGGCGCGGTGGGCGCCGGTTCCGGCGGTGGCGGCTCGGTGAGCGGCCTCGGTGGCGGCGGCGGCTCCCTCCCGCTGGGGCCCGCGCCGGGCTCCGGGGGCTCCCACGGGCAGCTGCAGCCCGGCGGCTACAGCGCCGTCGCCGAACAGGGCGGCGGCCCGGCCACCAGGACTGCGGCGGCTGCGGGCGGCGGAGGAGCCGGTGCGGCGGGCGGCGCGGGCGGCATGGGGATGATGGGCGGCGGCATGGTGGGCGGCGCTCCCGGCGGCCAGCAGGGCGGCGAGAAGGAGCACAAGTCCAAGTTCCGGCTCACCGGCACCATCGAAGAGGTCTACGGGAAGCCGAAGCGGAGCGCGCCGCCGGTGCTCGGCGAGGACTGA
- the mycP gene encoding type VII secretion-associated serine protease mycosin: MRRTTRRAAAVTAVAMTLLTAPGALAQPAGSGSPSSSAPSSTTKKAPNSQPPPLDKGARPAVGAASPDVDYKQHLSCITSSTGNQKIAEKPWGQMQLRLEEAHRFATGRGIKLAVIDTGVNGKQPRLEGRVQAGGDYVGKNEGNGAVDCDGHGTEVAGVAAAGRDPETGFVGAAPEAQILAYRQTSAHYKFDDPAKQDSRPTAGKVGTLARAIVKAAEDGADVINISLTACETPNPNGSSAQEKQLQAAIDWAVNTKDAVIVTAAGNLVASDPNSKSSGCASQNDNADPETVKVVASPPWYADDVLSVASMSQQGGVSSFSVWGPWVSVAAPGEDIVTLDPAGSGLTNATVDQNGQAARIQGTSFAAPYVAGVVAMVRERFPELNAHQVMDRIKSTAQHPGNPGGSDHKVGAGMVNPIAALTAELPLEQAGAKPENPEQIFTDLNTGAPPSRTPMIVALAGTGIGVGALLLTLFVVHTVGRNRERKPVKSAF; encoded by the coding sequence ATGCGACGCACGACCCGCAGGGCCGCGGCGGTCACGGCCGTGGCCATGACCCTGCTCACCGCGCCGGGCGCGCTCGCCCAGCCCGCGGGGAGCGGCAGCCCGTCGAGCAGCGCGCCGAGCAGCACCACCAAGAAGGCGCCGAACTCGCAGCCGCCGCCGCTGGACAAGGGCGCGCGACCGGCCGTCGGCGCGGCCAGCCCGGACGTGGACTACAAGCAGCACCTGTCCTGCATCACCTCCAGCACCGGCAACCAGAAGATCGCCGAGAAGCCGTGGGGCCAGATGCAGCTGCGGCTGGAGGAGGCGCACCGCTTCGCCACCGGCAGGGGCATCAAGCTGGCCGTCATCGACACCGGCGTGAACGGCAAGCAGCCCAGGCTGGAGGGCCGGGTCCAGGCGGGCGGCGACTACGTCGGCAAGAACGAGGGCAACGGCGCGGTCGACTGCGACGGCCACGGCACCGAGGTGGCGGGCGTCGCGGCGGCCGGGCGGGACCCGGAGACGGGCTTCGTCGGGGCCGCGCCGGAGGCGCAGATCCTGGCCTACCGGCAGACCAGCGCGCACTACAAGTTCGACGACCCCGCCAAGCAGGACAGCAGGCCCACGGCGGGCAAGGTGGGCACGCTGGCCCGCGCCATCGTGAAGGCCGCCGAGGACGGCGCGGACGTCATCAACATCTCGCTGACCGCGTGCGAGACGCCGAACCCGAACGGCTCCAGCGCCCAGGAGAAGCAGCTCCAGGCCGCGATCGACTGGGCGGTCAACACCAAGGACGCCGTCATCGTCACGGCGGCGGGCAACCTGGTGGCGAGCGACCCGAACAGCAAGTCCAGCGGGTGCGCGAGCCAGAACGACAACGCGGACCCCGAGACGGTCAAGGTCGTCGCCTCGCCGCCCTGGTACGCCGACGACGTGCTGTCGGTGGCGTCCATGAGCCAGCAGGGCGGGGTGTCGTCCTTCTCGGTGTGGGGCCCGTGGGTGAGCGTCGCGGCGCCCGGCGAGGACATCGTCACGCTGGACCCGGCGGGCAGCGGCCTGACCAACGCGACGGTGGACCAGAACGGCCAGGCCGCGCGCATCCAGGGCACCAGCTTCGCCGCGCCGTACGTGGCGGGCGTGGTCGCGATGGTGCGCGAGCGCTTCCCCGAGCTGAACGCGCACCAGGTGATGGACCGGATCAAGTCGACGGCCCAGCACCCCGGCAACCCCGGTGGCAGCGACCACAAGGTGGGCGCGGGCATGGTGAACCCGATCGCCGCGCTGACGGCCGAGCTGCCGCTGGAGCAGGCGGGGGCGAAGCCGGAGAACCCGGAGCAGATCTTCACCGACCTGAACACCGGGGCCCCGCCGAGCAGGACGCCGATGATCGTGGCGCTGGCGGGCACCGGGATCGGGGTGGGGGCGCTGCTGCTGACCCTGTTCGTCGTCCACACGGTGGGCCGGAACCGGGAGCGGAAACCGGTGAAGTCGGCTTTCTGA
- a CDS encoding S8 family peptidase, which produces MDVRGTAVRRAVGIGLASATAWAVAAALVAAPASAAGGDLRGLGAENAIADSYIVVLKGDAGVAASTLGGKYGARVERTYRSALKGFSARMSEKQARELAADPAVDYVEQDAVVRVADTQSPVPSWGVDRVDQGPLPLDGSYTYPNGGEGVTAYVIDTGIRFSHNDFGGRATSGRDTVDNDDDASDCDGHGTHVSGTIGGAAHGVAKRVSLVGVRVLDCAGEGTWAQVIAGVDWVTANAVKPAVANMSLGGGANDALDQAVRGSIASGVVYALAAGNNYGGDACTRSPARTPEAITVGSTARTDARSDFSNIGTCLDVYAPGTDITSAWLTNDTATNTISGTSMATPHVAGAVAVYLAANQTATPQQVRDALVEAATPGLVTNPGAGSPNKLLRVIGEPAVPPTGCRGVVNDEDVAVPDLGSATSSITISGCAGRAGASSSVDVRVKHTYRGDLSLDLITPSGVVQQLKVHSSADSADDLTATYRLNLSSETANGTWQLRARDHFPQDTGFIDGWTLNL; this is translated from the coding sequence ATGGACGTTCGCGGGACAGCGGTCAGACGGGCGGTCGGGATCGGGCTGGCCTCGGCGACGGCGTGGGCGGTCGCGGCGGCGCTGGTGGCGGCGCCCGCCTCGGCGGCCGGGGGCGACCTGCGGGGGCTGGGCGCGGAGAACGCCATCGCGGACAGCTACATCGTGGTGCTGAAGGGCGACGCCGGGGTCGCCGCGAGCACCTTGGGCGGCAAGTACGGCGCGCGGGTCGAGCGGACCTACCGCAGTGCCCTGAAGGGCTTCTCCGCGCGGATGAGCGAGAAGCAGGCGCGGGAGCTGGCCGCCGACCCGGCGGTCGACTACGTCGAGCAGGACGCGGTCGTGCGGGTCGCCGACACGCAGTCCCCGGTGCCCTCGTGGGGCGTCGACCGGGTCGACCAGGGGCCGCTGCCGCTGGACGGCTCGTACACCTACCCGAACGGCGGCGAGGGCGTCACCGCGTACGTCATCGACACCGGCATCCGCTTCTCGCACAACGACTTCGGCGGCCGGGCCACCTCCGGCAGGGACACCGTCGACAACGACGACGACGCCTCGGACTGCGACGGCCACGGCACGCACGTGTCCGGCACGATCGGCGGCGCCGCGCACGGCGTGGCCAAGCGGGTGTCGCTGGTCGGCGTGCGGGTGCTGGACTGCGCGGGCGAGGGCACCTGGGCGCAGGTCATCGCCGGCGTGGACTGGGTGACCGCGAACGCGGTGAAGCCCGCCGTGGCCAACATGAGCCTGGGCGGCGGGGCCAACGACGCGCTGGACCAGGCGGTGCGCGGCTCCATCGCCTCCGGCGTGGTCTACGCGCTGGCGGCGGGCAACAACTACGGCGGCGACGCCTGCACCCGCTCGCCCGCCCGCACCCCCGAGGCCATCACGGTCGGCTCGACGGCCCGCACCGACGCCCGCTCCGACTTCTCCAACATCGGGACCTGTCTGGACGTCTACGCGCCCGGCACGGACATCACCTCGGCCTGGCTGACCAACGACACGGCCACCAACACCATCAGCGGCACCTCCATGGCCACCCCGCACGTCGCGGGCGCGGTCGCGGTCTACCTGGCCGCGAACCAGACGGCGACGCCGCAGCAGGTCCGCGACGCGCTGGTCGAGGCCGCCACGCCGGGCCTGGTCACCAACCCCGGAGCCGGGTCGCCGAACAAGCTGCTCAGGGTCATCGGCGAGCCCGCCGTGCCGCCGACCGGCTGCCGCGGCGTGGTGAACGACGAGGACGTCGCCGTGCCGGACCTGGGCTCGGCCACCAGCTCGATCACCATCAGCGGCTGCGCCGGGAGGGCGGGCGCGAGCTCGTCGGTCGACGTGCGGGTGAAGCACACCTACCGGGGCGACCTGTCGCTGGACCTGATCACGCCGTCCGGGGTGGTGCAGCAGCTGAAGGTGCACTCCAGCGCGGACAGCGCGGACGACCTGACCGCGACCTACCGGCTGAACCTGTCCTCGGAGACCGCGAACGGCACCTGGCAGCTGCGGGCTCGGGACCACTTCCCGCAGGACACCGGGTTCATCGACGGGTGGACGCTGAACCTGTAG
- the truA gene encoding tRNA pseudouridine(38-40) synthase TruA encodes MSDSSTTREPVAPTGGGGLAGVPGSGGDGSGDGSGRVRVRLDLAYDGTEFSGWARQPNRRTVCGVLEDTLSTVLREDVVLTVAGRTDAGVHAAGQVAHVDLPEAIDVAGLPKRLARALPADVRVFSARVVPAAFDARFAALRRHYEYRVTDAPFGAHPLRRLDTLAWPRQLDVAAMNAASGLMLGERDFCAYCRRREGATTIRELQRLEWVREGDLLTAFVSADAFCHSMVRSLVGALLAVGEGRKPVEWPASLLSLHSRSSEVTVAPPHGLSLVRVDYPADEDLAARAEITRNVRVATAG; translated from the coding sequence CTGAGCGACTCCAGCACCACCCGCGAGCCCGTCGCCCCCACCGGGGGCGGCGGGCTCGCCGGTGTTCCGGGCAGTGGTGGGGACGGCTCCGGGGACGGCTCCGGCCGGGTCCGCGTCCGGCTGGACCTGGCGTACGACGGCACCGAGTTCTCCGGCTGGGCCCGCCAGCCGAACCGCCGCACGGTCTGCGGGGTGCTGGAGGACACCCTGTCCACGGTGCTGCGCGAGGACGTCGTGCTGACCGTGGCCGGGCGCACCGACGCGGGCGTGCACGCGGCCGGGCAGGTCGCGCACGTCGACCTGCCGGAGGCCATCGACGTGGCCGGGCTGCCCAAGCGGCTGGCCCGCGCGCTGCCCGCCGACGTCCGGGTGTTCTCGGCGCGGGTCGTGCCCGCCGCCTTCGACGCCCGCTTCGCGGCGCTGCGGCGGCACTACGAGTACCGGGTGACCGACGCGCCGTTCGGCGCGCACCCGCTGCGGCGGCTGGACACCCTCGCCTGGCCCCGTCAGCTCGACGTGGCGGCGATGAACGCCGCGTCCGGGCTCATGCTGGGGGAGCGGGACTTCTGCGCCTACTGCCGCCGCAGGGAGGGCGCCACGACGATCCGGGAGCTCCAGCGGCTGGAGTGGGTGCGCGAGGGCGACCTGCTGACCGCGTTCGTCTCGGCGGACGCCTTCTGCCACTCGATGGTGCGGAGCCTGGTGGGGGCCCTGCTCGCGGTGGGCGAGGGGCGCAAGCCGGTGGAGTGGCCCGCGTCGCTGCTGTCGCTGCACAGCCGCTCCAGCGAGGTGACCGTGGCCCCGCCGCACGGGCTGTCCCTGGTGCGGGTGGACTACCCGGCCGACGAGGACCTGGCGGCTCGGGCGGAGATCACCAGGAACGTGCGAGTAGCGACCGCTGGTTGA
- the eccE gene encoding type VII secretion protein EccE encodes MPRPPQPPPQGRPGPAGGGAQAVPASALRARRRASGSSLGSLPVANLVVLEVGFAIGLLLLAIGATGDGIDPVLMYSAGGVLLVALVLAFARSRGRWLTQWIVLVARYNTRSHSRTAKTDAPAESKPQAEESSVVGPEDPRVALLRLAVPDLVIAKGVDHERRPLGLAWHQGAWTAVLLVDPTPGLINPVGSAPNLPLGALVPCLEDRGVVLDAISVIWHCYPGSASLSANSPALTSYLELLGPLPTASRRTTWIAVRLDPKRCAAAIRERGGGVVGAHRALIGALSRVRNALESVGVSIRPLDADELIRAGISAAELTSVAGSANPVSLREKWSGVSAGGVGHSSYAITGWPSKGMRANLNGLTGVRALSSTLSMSISPSSEEGRVGLRGLVRVSARNQAQLDTADSKLKAMSDKLDITLTPLNGMQAAGLSATLPLGGVA; translated from the coding sequence ATGCCCCGCCCCCCGCAGCCCCCGCCCCAGGGCCGTCCCGGCCCGGCCGGTGGTGGCGCGCAGGCGGTGCCCGCCTCCGCTCTGCGCGCCCGCAGGCGCGCCTCCGGTTCGAGCCTCGGCTCGCTGCCGGTCGCCAACCTGGTCGTCCTCGAGGTCGGCTTCGCCATCGGCCTGCTCCTGCTCGCCATCGGCGCCACCGGGGACGGCATCGACCCGGTCCTGATGTACTCCGCCGGTGGCGTGCTGCTGGTCGCCCTGGTCCTGGCGTTCGCCCGGTCGCGCGGGCGCTGGCTGACCCAGTGGATCGTCCTGGTCGCGCGCTACAACACGCGCTCGCACAGCCGCACCGCCAAGACCGACGCGCCCGCCGAGTCCAAGCCGCAGGCGGAGGAGTCCTCCGTCGTCGGCCCCGAGGACCCGAGGGTCGCGCTGCTGCGCCTGGCCGTGCCGGACCTGGTGATCGCGAAGGGCGTCGACCACGAGCGCAGGCCGCTGGGCCTGGCCTGGCACCAGGGCGCCTGGACCGCCGTGCTGCTGGTCGACCCGACGCCCGGCCTGATCAACCCGGTCGGCAGCGCGCCGAACCTGCCGCTGGGCGCGCTGGTCCCGTGCCTGGAGGACCGCGGCGTGGTGCTGGACGCCATCTCGGTGATCTGGCACTGCTACCCCGGCAGCGCCTCGCTGTCCGCGAACTCGCCCGCGCTGACCTCGTACCTGGAGCTGCTGGGCCCGCTGCCCACCGCGTCCCGGCGCACCACCTGGATCGCCGTGCGGCTGGACCCGAAGCGCTGCGCCGCGGCGATCCGGGAGCGCGGCGGCGGTGTCGTGGGCGCGCACCGCGCCCTCATCGGCGCGCTGTCCCGCGTCCGCAACGCGCTGGAGTCCGTCGGCGTGTCCATCCGGCCGCTGGACGCCGACGAGCTGATCCGCGCGGGCATCTCGGCCGCCGAGCTGACCTCGGTCGCGGGCTCGGCGAACCCGGTGTCGCTGCGCGAGAAGTGGTCGGGCGTCTCGGCGGGCGGCGTCGGCCACTCCAGCTACGCCATCACCGGCTGGCCGTCCAAGGGGATGCGCGCCAACCTGAACGGCCTGACCGGTGTGCGCGCGCTGTCGTCCACGCTGTCCATGTCGATCTCGCCGAGCAGCGAGGAGGGCCGGGTCGGCCTGCGCGGCCTCGTGCGGGTCAGCGCCCGCAACCAGGCGCAGCTCGACACCGCCGACAGCAAGCTCAAGGCGATGTCGGACAAGCTGGACATCACCCTGACCCCGCTGAACGGGATGCAGGCCGCGGGGCTGTCCGCGACCCTCCCGCTGGGGGGCGTCGCGTGA
- the eccB gene encoding type VII secretion protein EccB: MASTPTTKSQVQAYRFVLRRMQSALVRRDAVMLHDPMRTHSRATAVGVLLGVIGLLGFMVYGFFSPDPQVDDQTQIAISKETGQVYVVQNNPKVLVPMTNLASARLLLFQQSSPDQSQGAVGGGDAASTGGGAAGGEPKLVSEKALAKLPKGRLTGIPDGPDVLPADPAGRIGSEWSVCDRLDLDDTLNNPASKGKFETTVLAGVSGGGSLLDGNKALLVKAGADDAATYLVYKAPVNSKITSTSTVRAKVDLTKPEVRNALNLTGKEPRAVSVGLLNAIPEAKELVAPKIESQGTAIDYVTGEKLKVGDVIEVERTGESSVFYVALKDGLQEISKASGDLIRASREQGSPKPVDIAKINESLRPANPLDLLDYPSEVPDVLVPNQNNVVVCLGWSAKDVNAGNKSQHTQVTIAPSLPTQNTSVPVRINQVGATGEVVDYFVMASGKSAVVRSATSTQDFGSGPIHIITGRGVKYGVPDSATAAALGLGQDGFAPGPESILRLLPNGPQMNRNDASRSWDSIPTDKSLGTLPGNNQAAGG, from the coding sequence ATGGCATCAACACCCACCACCAAGTCACAGGTCCAGGCGTACCGCTTCGTGCTGCGCCGGATGCAGTCAGCCCTGGTGCGCCGAGACGCCGTCATGCTGCACGACCCGATGCGCACGCACTCACGTGCGACCGCGGTCGGGGTGCTGCTCGGCGTCATCGGCCTCCTCGGCTTCATGGTCTACGGCTTCTTCTCGCCCGACCCCCAGGTCGACGACCAGACGCAGATCGCCATCAGCAAGGAGACCGGCCAGGTCTACGTGGTCCAGAACAACCCCAAGGTCCTGGTCCCCATGACGAACCTGGCGTCCGCGCGGCTGCTGCTGTTCCAGCAGTCCTCGCCTGACCAGTCCCAGGGGGCCGTGGGCGGCGGCGACGCGGCGAGCACGGGCGGCGGGGCCGCGGGCGGCGAGCCCAAGCTGGTGAGCGAGAAGGCGCTGGCCAAGCTGCCCAAGGGGCGGCTGACCGGCATCCCGGACGGGCCGGACGTGCTGCCCGCCGACCCGGCGGGCCGCATCGGCTCGGAGTGGTCGGTGTGCGACCGGCTCGACCTGGACGACACGCTCAACAACCCCGCGTCCAAGGGCAAGTTCGAGACCACGGTCCTCGCGGGCGTCAGCGGCGGCGGTTCGCTGCTCGACGGCAACAAGGCGCTGCTGGTCAAGGCGGGCGCGGACGACGCGGCGACCTACCTGGTCTACAAGGCGCCGGTGAACTCCAAGATCACCTCCACCAGCACCGTGCGGGCGAAGGTCGACCTGACCAAGCCCGAGGTGCGCAACGCGCTGAACCTGACCGGCAAGGAGCCCAGGGCGGTCAGCGTCGGCCTGCTCAACGCGATCCCCGAGGCGAAGGAGCTCGTCGCCCCGAAGATCGAGAGCCAGGGCACCGCGATCGACTACGTCACGGGCGAGAAGCTGAAGGTCGGCGACGTCATCGAGGTCGAGCGCACCGGTGAGAGCTCGGTGTTCTACGTGGCGCTCAAGGACGGCCTGCAGGAGATCAGCAAGGCGTCCGGCGACCTGATCAGGGCGAGCCGCGAGCAGGGCTCCCCCAAGCCGGTCGACATCGCCAAGATCAACGAGTCCCTGCGCCCCGCCAACCCGCTCGACCTGCTCGACTACCCGAGCGAGGTGCCGGACGTCCTGGTGCCCAACCAGAACAACGTCGTGGTCTGCCTCGGGTGGAGCGCGAAGGACGTGAACGCGGGCAACAAGTCGCAGCACACCCAGGTGACCATCGCGCCGTCGCTGCCCACGCAGAACACGTCGGTGCCGGTGCGGATCAACCAGGTCGGCGCGACCGGCGAGGTCGTGGACTACTTCGTCATGGCCTCCGGCAAGTCGGCCGTGGTCCGCTCGGCGACGTCCACCCAGGACTTCGGCAGCGGCCCGATCCACATCATCACCGGCCGGGGCGTGAAGTACGGCGTCCCGGACTCGGCGACGGCCGCCGCGCTCGGCCTCGGGCAGGACGGCTTCGCGCCGGGGCCCGAGTCGATCCTGCGGCTGCTGCCCAACGGGCCGCAGATGAACCGGAACGACGCGTCGCGGAGCTGGGACTCCATCCCGACGGACAAGAGCCTCGGGACGCTTCCGGGGAACAACCAGGCGGCGGGCGGCTGA
- the rplQ gene encoding 50S ribosomal protein L17, with the protein MPTPTKGPRLGGSPAHERLMLANLATSLFTHGRITTTEAKAKRLRPYAEKLITKAKVGDLHNRREIMKVIRDKDIVHKLVAEIGPFFADRTGGYTRITKTLNRKGDNAPMAVIELVQQKTVTSEAEKARSTKFAKDEAKTEAPAEETKVEETKAVDQDAEAPESATKDASEEPAEGAAAKSEEPAAAKAEDKKDES; encoded by the coding sequence ATGCCCACCCCCACCAAGGGACCCCGTCTCGGTGGCTCGCCGGCCCACGAGCGGCTCATGCTGGCCAACCTGGCCACGTCGCTGTTCACCCACGGTCGCATCACCACGACCGAGGCGAAGGCCAAGCGGCTGCGCCCGTACGCCGAGAAGCTGATCACCAAGGCCAAGGTCGGTGACCTGCACAACCGTCGCGAGATCATGAAGGTGATCCGCGACAAGGACATCGTCCACAAGCTGGTGGCCGAGATCGGTCCGTTCTTCGCGGACCGCACCGGCGGCTACACCCGCATCACGAAGACGCTGAACCGCAAGGGCGACAACGCCCCCATGGCCGTCATCGAGCTGGTGCAGCAGAAGACGGTGACCTCCGAGGCCGAGAAGGCGCGGAGCACCAAGTTCGCCAAGGACGAGGCCAAGACCGAGGCTCCCGCCGAGGAGACCAAGGTCGAGGAGACCAAGGCCGTCGACCAGGACGCCGAGGCCCCCGAGTCCGCCACCAAGGACGCGTCCGAGGAGCCCGCCGAGGGCGCCGCGGCCAAGTCCGAGGAGCCCGCCGCGGCCAAGGCCGAGGACAAGAAGGACGAGTCCTGA
- the rpsD gene encoding 30S ribosomal protein S4, which yields MARYTGPATRISRRLKVDLIGGDQAFERRPYPPGQHGRGRIKESEYLLQLQEKQKARYTYGILEKQFVRYYKEAVRRTGKTGENLLQILESRLDNVVYRAGLARTRRQARQLVSHGHFLVNGHKVNIPSYQVSKFDIIDVKPKSLPLLPFEAARASFGDRPVPAWLQVVPSNLRILVHQLPERAQIDTPVTEQLIVELYSK from the coding sequence ATGGCTCGCTACACCGGACCGGCCACGCGCATCTCGCGTCGCCTCAAGGTCGACCTCATCGGTGGGGACCAGGCGTTCGAGCGCCGCCCCTACCCGCCCGGCCAGCACGGCCGAGGCCGCATCAAGGAGTCCGAGTACCTCCTGCAGCTGCAGGAGAAGCAGAAGGCTCGCTACACGTACGGCATCCTTGAGAAGCAGTTCGTCCGCTACTACAAGGAAGCGGTTCGCCGCACCGGCAAGACCGGTGAGAACCTGCTGCAGATCCTCGAGTCGCGCCTGGACAACGTGGTGTACCGCGCCGGTCTGGCCCGCACCCGTCGCCAGGCCCGCCAGCTGGTCAGCCACGGTCACTTCCTGGTCAACGGCCACAAGGTGAACATCCCGAGCTACCAGGTGTCGAAGTTCGACATCATCGACGTCAAGCCCAAGTCGCTGCCGCTGCTGCCCTTCGAGGCCGCGCGCGCGTCCTTCGGCGACCGTCCGGTGCCGGCGTGGCTGCAGGTCGTCCCGTCGAACCTGCGGATCCTGGTGCACCAGCTCCCGGAGCGGGCGCAGATCGACACGCCCGTCACCGAGCAGCTGATCGTCGAGCTCTACTCGAAGTGA
- a CDS encoding DNA-directed RNA polymerase subunit alpha, whose amino-acid sequence MLISQRPSLSEEAVSETRSRFVIEPLEPGFGYTLGNSIRRTLLSSIPGAAVTSIRIDGVLHEFTTVPGVKEDVTDIILNLKELVVSSEEDEPVTMYLRKQGPGAVTAGDIVPPAGVTVHNPDLHIATLNGKGKLEIELVVERGRGYVPAVQNKQAGAEIGRIPVDSIYSPVMKVTYKVEATRVEQRTDFDKLILDVESKPSITPRDAVASAGKTLVELFGLARELNVDAEGIEIGPSPAEADTIAAFAMPIEDLDLTVRSYNCLKREGIHTVGELVSRSEADLLDIRNFGAKSIDEVKMKLVGLGLALKDSPPGFDPSAAASDYPAEGWGADSSVDSHDDGQDYAETEQL is encoded by the coding sequence GTGCTGATTTCCCAGCGCCCCTCGCTCAGCGAGGAAGCGGTCAGCGAGACCCGCTCCCGGTTCGTCATCGAGCCGCTGGAGCCGGGTTTCGGCTACACCCTCGGCAACTCCATCCGCCGCACCCTGCTGTCCTCCATCCCCGGCGCGGCCGTGACCAGCATCCGCATCGACGGCGTGCTGCACGAGTTCACCACCGTGCCCGGTGTGAAGGAGGACGTCACCGACATCATCCTCAACCTCAAGGAGCTGGTCGTCAGCTCCGAGGAGGACGAGCCGGTGACCATGTACCTGCGCAAGCAGGGGCCGGGCGCGGTGACCGCCGGTGACATCGTGCCCCCGGCCGGTGTGACCGTGCACAACCCCGACCTGCACATCGCCACCCTGAACGGCAAGGGCAAGCTGGAGATCGAGCTCGTCGTCGAGCGCGGTCGCGGCTACGTCCCCGCCGTCCAGAACAAGCAGGCCGGTGCCGAGATCGGCCGCATCCCCGTCGACTCGATCTACTCGCCCGTCATGAAGGTGACCTACAAGGTCGAGGCCACCCGTGTCGAGCAGCGGACCGACTTCGACAAGCTGATCCTCGACGTCGAGAGCAAGCCCTCCATCACGCCGCGCGACGCCGTGGCGTCGGCGGGCAAGACCCTGGTGGAGCTGTTCGGCCTCGCTCGCGAGCTGAACGTCGACGCCGAGGGCATCGAGATCGGGCCCTCGCCCGCCGAGGCGGACACCATCGCGGCGTTCGCGATGCCGATCGAGGACCTGGACCTCACCGTCCGGTCCTACAACTGCCTCAAGCGCGAGGGCATCCACACGGTGGGCGAGCTCGTCTCGCGCAGCGAGGCGGACCTGCTGGACATCCGCAACTTCGGCGCGAAGTCCATCGACGAGGTCAAGATGAAGCTCGTCGGCTTGGGCCTCGCGCTGAAGGACAGCCCTCCCGGGTTCGACCCCTCGGCCGCCGCGTCCGACTACCCCGCTGAGGGGTGGGGCGCGGACTCGTCCGTGGACTCCCACGACGACGGCCAGGACTACGCGGAGACCGAGCAGCTCTGA